A single genomic interval of Methyloceanibacter caenitepidi harbors:
- the gcvH gene encoding glycine cleavage system protein GcvH, translating into MLKFTKDHEWMRIDGDVATVGITAHAAEQLGDLVFVQLPDVGTTLDKGQEVAVVESVKAASDVYAPLAGEVVETNQDIVDDPSIVNASPEGDGWFYKLKLADLGAVDSLLDEAAYKELIG; encoded by the coding sequence TTGCTGAAATTCACCAAGGACCACGAATGGATGAGGATCGACGGAGATGTGGCGACCGTGGGCATCACGGCCCATGCGGCCGAGCAGCTCGGCGACCTCGTCTTCGTGCAGCTGCCCGATGTCGGCACAACGCTCGACAAGGGCCAGGAGGTTGCCGTTGTTGAATCAGTTAAGGCAGCATCGGACGTATACGCACCACTTGCCGGTGAGGTGGTGGAAACAAACCAAGACATCGTCGACGACCCCTCGATCGTGAACGCCAGCCCGGAAGGCGACGGTTGGTTCTACAAGCTGAAGCTCGCCGACTTGGGAGCCGTCGACAGTCTCCTGGACGAAGCCGCCTACAAGGAGCTCATCGGCTGA
- the gcvP gene encoding aminomethyl-transferring glycine dehydrogenase, whose protein sequence is MAPRKTSYEPYDFANRRHIGPSPEEMAAMLDVVGAANLDVLIAETVPAGLRQAKQLDFGRPLSERGALDRLRETANKNRVLTSLIGQGYHGTIMPPAIQRNILENPAWYTAYTPYQPEISQGRLEALLNFQTLVADLTALDIANASLLDEATAAAEAMALAHRVTKSKATAFFVDAQCLPQTIAVLKTRAEPLGWEIVIGDPFDDLEPGRVFGALFQYPGVEGSFHDFSDVIAKLHEAQALAVVAADPLALALLKPPGEMGTDIAVGSMQRFGMPMGYGGPHAAYMAVKDAYKRALPGRLVGVSIDSRGNRAYRLALQTREQHIRRQSATSNICTAQVLPAVIASMYAVFHGPKGLKAIAERVHRKAARLADGLESLGFKIRPGAFFDTITVEVGPYQGLVMKNAIDNGINLRKVGTDRIGITVDECTRPDTLEAVWRAFGGDKLVYPETYPEYRLPKPLIRQSAYLTHPVFHMNRAESEMTRYMRRLADRDLALDRAMIPLGSCTMKLNATAEMQPITWPEFAEIHPFAPADQTLGYAEMIEDLSEKLCQITGYDAFSMQPNSGAQGEYAGLLTIRAYHKANGDDHRDICLIPASAHGTNPASATMSGFKVVVVGTDAHGNIDLADFRAKAEANAANLAAVMITYPSTHGVFEETLREICDTTHANGGQVYLDGANMNALVGLARPGDLGPDVGHLNLHKTFCIPHGGGGPGMGPIGVKAHLLPFLPGHPETGGNAMTVSAAPYGSACILAISWSYLLMMGGAGLTQATRVAILSANYIAARLSEAYDVLYTGSKGRIAHECIIDTRPLNASAGVTVDDIAKRLIDCGFHPPTMSWPVPGTLMVEPTESETKEELDRFCDAMLAIREEVSAIEQGRYHSTNNPLKNAPHTVEDLIGEWQRPYSRECACFPAGAFRVDKYWPPVNRVDNVHGDRHLVCSCPPMESYVKAGQTDEEARVSQA, encoded by the coding sequence ATGGCACCCAGAAAGACGAGCTACGAGCCGTACGACTTCGCCAACCGCCGGCACATCGGGCCGTCTCCGGAGGAGATGGCGGCGATGCTCGATGTCGTGGGCGCGGCCAACCTCGATGTGCTGATCGCGGAAACGGTACCGGCGGGTCTTCGCCAGGCGAAGCAGCTCGATTTTGGCCGCCCGTTGTCCGAGCGCGGCGCACTCGATCGCTTGCGCGAGACGGCCAACAAGAACCGTGTCCTCACTTCGCTCATCGGCCAGGGCTATCACGGCACGATCATGCCCCCCGCCATCCAACGCAATATTCTGGAAAACCCGGCGTGGTACACGGCCTACACGCCCTATCAGCCGGAGATCAGTCAGGGCCGGCTCGAGGCGCTACTCAACTTCCAGACGCTGGTCGCCGACCTGACGGCGCTCGATATTGCCAACGCCTCGCTCCTCGACGAGGCGACGGCCGCGGCCGAGGCTATGGCGCTTGCGCATCGGGTCACAAAGTCGAAGGCTACTGCTTTCTTCGTCGATGCGCAGTGCCTGCCGCAGACGATCGCGGTCTTGAAGACGCGTGCCGAGCCGCTCGGCTGGGAGATCGTCATCGGCGATCCGTTCGACGACTTGGAACCGGGGAGGGTTTTTGGCGCGCTGTTCCAGTATCCCGGCGTTGAGGGCTCGTTCCACGACTTCTCCGATGTAATTGCCAAGTTGCATGAGGCTCAGGCCTTAGCCGTCGTTGCGGCGGATCCGCTGGCGCTCGCACTGCTCAAACCGCCGGGCGAGATGGGCACCGACATCGCCGTCGGGTCGATGCAGCGGTTTGGCATGCCGATGGGCTATGGCGGGCCACATGCCGCCTACATGGCCGTCAAGGATGCCTATAAACGCGCTTTGCCGGGGCGTTTGGTAGGCGTGTCGATCGATTCCCGGGGAAACCGCGCGTACCGGTTGGCGCTGCAGACCCGCGAGCAGCACATCCGCCGACAGAGCGCGACGTCGAACATCTGCACGGCGCAGGTCCTGCCCGCCGTGATCGCGTCCATGTATGCCGTATTCCACGGGCCAAAAGGGCTCAAGGCTATCGCTGAGCGCGTGCACCGCAAGGCGGCGCGTTTGGCGGACGGCCTCGAGTCGCTCGGCTTCAAGATCCGCCCCGGCGCCTTCTTCGACACCATAACCGTCGAGGTCGGACCCTATCAGGGGCTTGTCATGAAGAATGCCATCGATAACGGCATTAACCTGCGCAAGGTCGGAACGGATCGTATCGGCATCACGGTCGACGAATGCACGCGGCCCGACACGCTCGAAGCCGTTTGGCGGGCATTCGGCGGCGACAAGCTCGTGTATCCCGAAACCTACCCCGAATATCGGCTGCCCAAGCCGCTGATCCGTCAGTCCGCGTATCTCACCCACCCCGTGTTCCACATGAACCGGGCGGAAAGCGAAATGACGCGCTACATGCGCCGCCTCGCTGACCGCGACCTGGCGCTGGATCGCGCCATGATCCCGCTCGGCTCCTGCACCATGAAGCTCAACGCGACGGCCGAGATGCAGCCGATCACGTGGCCCGAGTTTGCGGAAATTCATCCTTTCGCGCCGGCAGATCAGACCTTGGGCTATGCGGAGATGATCGAGGATCTCTCAGAGAAGCTGTGCCAAATCACCGGCTACGATGCGTTTTCCATGCAGCCCAATTCGGGCGCGCAAGGAGAGTACGCAGGGCTCCTCACCATCCGCGCATACCACAAAGCCAACGGCGACGATCATCGGGACATCTGCTTGATCCCGGCCTCGGCGCACGGGACCAACCCCGCATCGGCGACCATGAGCGGCTTCAAGGTCGTCGTCGTCGGGACGGACGCGCACGGCAATATCGACCTCGCGGACTTCCGGGCCAAGGCCGAGGCGAACGCCGCGAACCTCGCCGCGGTGATGATCACCTATCCCTCGACACATGGCGTGTTCGAAGAAACGCTGCGCGAGATCTGCGATACGACCCACGCCAACGGCGGACAAGTCTACCTCGACGGCGCCAACATGAACGCGCTCGTGGGCCTCGCACGGCCGGGCGATTTGGGTCCCGACGTCGGCCATCTGAACCTGCATAAGACGTTCTGCATCCCGCATGGCGGCGGCGGCCCCGGCATGGGACCGATCGGCGTCAAGGCGCACTTGCTTCCTTTCCTGCCGGGCCATCCCGAGACCGGCGGCAATGCCATGACGGTGTCAGCGGCGCCGTATGGCTCCGCCTGCATTCTGGCAATCTCCTGGAGCTACCTCCTGATGATGGGCGGGGCCGGGCTTACGCAAGCCACGCGTGTCGCGATCCTGAGCGCCAACTATATCGCCGCGCGGCTATCGGAGGCTTACGACGTGCTCTACACCGGCAGCAAAGGACGGATTGCGCATGAATGCATCATCGACACCCGTCCCCTCAACGCGAGCGCCGGCGTGACTGTCGACGACATTGCCAAGCGGCTCATTGACTGCGGCTTCCATCCGCCGACAATGAGCTGGCCGGTACCGGGCACGTTGATGGTCGAGCCGACGGAATCGGAAACCAAGGAAGAACTGGACCGGTTCTGCGACGCCATGCTCGCGATCCGCGAGGAGGTCTCGGCCATTGAGCAAGGCCGATACCACAGCACGAACAATCCTTTGAAGAATGCACCGCATACGGTCGAAGACCTTATCGGCGAGTGGCAGCGCCCCTACTCTAGAGAATGCGCGTGCTTTCCAGCCGGGGCCTTCCGCGTCGACAAGTATTGGCCGCCGGTCAATCGCGTCGACAATGTCCACGGCGACCGCCACCTCGTCTGCTCGTGTCCGCCCATGGAGTCCTATGTCAAAGCCGGGCAGACAGACGAAGAAGCACGAGTGTCGCAGGCCTAG
- a CDS encoding substrate-binding domain-containing protein, with the protein MHRRWILGLGSALLFASLSCSSFAVDDDFIIVQSTTSTQNSGLFDHILPKFTEKTGIDVRVVAVGTGQALKNGRNGDGDVVLVHSKPDEEKFVAEGWGVKRHDVMYNDFVIVGPASDPAGIAGLKDADQALKVIAAAEAPFASRGDNSGTHKAELRLWQKAGVDPTHASGDWYLETGSGMGTTLNTAVGKHAYTLTDRGTWLSFANKYDFKVLVERDPALFNQYGVILVNPERHTRVKAEKGQAFIDWLISAEGQKAIASYKIDGQQLFSPNAAPGT; encoded by the coding sequence ATTCACCGACGATGGATCCTTGGTCTTGGCTCCGCGCTATTGTTTGCGTCGCTGAGCTGCTCGAGTTTCGCGGTCGACGACGACTTCATTATTGTGCAGTCCACCACATCGACCCAGAACTCGGGGCTGTTCGATCACATACTGCCGAAGTTCACAGAGAAAACCGGCATCGACGTGCGGGTGGTCGCCGTCGGTACGGGCCAGGCCCTCAAGAACGGCAGGAATGGAGACGGCGACGTCGTGCTCGTGCACTCCAAGCCCGACGAGGAAAAGTTCGTCGCCGAAGGCTGGGGCGTGAAGCGGCACGACGTAATGTATAACGACTTCGTCATCGTTGGGCCTGCCTCCGACCCCGCCGGTATCGCGGGATTAAAGGACGCAGACCAAGCGCTCAAAGTTATCGCCGCGGCCGAGGCGCCGTTCGCCTCCCGCGGCGATAACTCCGGCACGCATAAGGCCGAGCTGAGGCTATGGCAGAAGGCCGGCGTCGATCCAACGCATGCGAGCGGCGACTGGTACTTGGAAACCGGTTCCGGCATGGGCACGACGCTAAACACGGCCGTCGGCAAGCACGCCTACACGCTCACCGACCGCGGCACTTGGCTCAGCTTTGCGAACAAGTACGACTTCAAAGTGCTCGTCGAGCGCGACCCTGCGCTTTTCAACCAATATGGCGTGATCCTGGTCAATCCGGAAAGGCACACCCGCGTGAAGGCCGAGAAGGGCCAAGCTTTCATCGACTGGCTGATCAGTGCCGAGGGCCAGAAGGCAATCGCGAGCTATAAGATTGACGGTCAACAGCTCTTCTCCCCAAACGCAGCTCCAGGAACGTGA
- the fdhF gene encoding formate dehydrogenase subunit alpha → MTDETSELHFTLDGKSVSAKPGETIWQVAKRHGIDIPHLCWLPEPGYAADGNCRACMVEVEGERTLTASCIRKPAPDMVVRTATDRAVKARRMVMELLLADQPPQEDSPDRVSPFWHWADEQDIHTSRFPASDIIKPDLSHPAMAVNLDACIECGLCVRACRDVQVNDVIGMAFRGFDAKPVFDFDDPMGKSTCVACGECVQACPTGALMPKSIVDPITQHGSREVDREVHSVCPYCGVGCQISYQIKDEKIAFVQGRNGYSNENRLCVKGRFGFDYVSNPQRLMKPLIRKPDMPKGVNVDPSNPYTHFREATWEEALDVAASGLSRIADEHGGQAIAGFGSAKCSNEEAYLFQKLIRTRFQSNNIDHCTRLCHASSVAALIEGIGSGAVTATFNEVEHADVIVIIGANPTENHPVAATFFKQAARRGAKLIVIDPRGQALRNYATHMLRFKSGSDVSLLNGIMHAIVEEGLYDVQYVQAHTENFERLKEKLAAYSPESVAPICGIDAETIREVARVFGNADRAMIFWGMGISQHVHGTDNSRCLISLALMCGQVGRPGTGLHPLRGQNNVQGASDAGLIPMFYPDYADVEAEPVYTKFEELWQTPLSKKAGLTVVEIINAANAGTIKAMYIQGENPAMSDPDLDHARAGIAKLEHLVVQDIFLTETAMMADVVLPASAWPEKTGTVTNTNRQVQMGRKALNLPGDTREDLWIIIELAKRLGLPWSYTHPSQVFEEMKRAMPSLDNITWERVDNESSVIYPCPEPDHPGEAVVFGDGFPTKSGRAYLVPADVLPPAEVPDQEYPFVLMTGRQLEHWHTGAMTRRADVLDSLEPGPTASLHPNTLARYDIAPGDLMRVTTRRGSIELTARADMAVQEGTVFIPFAYVEAAANILTNPQLDPYGKIPEFKYCAVRIGPADGETPRVPEPSLDVTASGL, encoded by the coding sequence ATGACAGACGAGACAAGCGAACTGCATTTCACCCTCGACGGGAAATCGGTCTCGGCTAAGCCGGGTGAAACCATCTGGCAGGTGGCAAAGCGCCACGGGATCGATATCCCGCATCTGTGCTGGCTGCCGGAGCCTGGTTACGCGGCCGACGGCAACTGCCGCGCCTGTATGGTCGAGGTCGAGGGTGAACGCACACTGACGGCGTCGTGTATTAGAAAGCCTGCCCCCGACATGGTGGTCAGGACGGCCACGGACCGCGCCGTCAAGGCGCGCCGCATGGTCATGGAACTGCTCCTCGCGGACCAGCCGCCGCAGGAGGACTCGCCTGACCGGGTGTCGCCGTTCTGGCATTGGGCCGATGAGCAGGACATTCATACTTCGCGCTTCCCTGCGAGCGATATCATCAAGCCGGACCTGTCGCATCCGGCGATGGCCGTCAATCTCGACGCTTGCATCGAGTGCGGTTTATGCGTGCGTGCCTGCCGCGACGTGCAAGTGAACGACGTCATCGGCATGGCGTTTCGGGGCTTCGACGCCAAACCCGTGTTCGACTTCGACGATCCCATGGGGAAATCGACTTGCGTGGCCTGCGGTGAGTGCGTGCAGGCCTGCCCCACCGGCGCGCTTATGCCCAAGTCGATCGTCGATCCGATCACGCAACACGGATCCCGCGAGGTCGACCGCGAAGTCCACTCCGTGTGTCCGTATTGCGGCGTCGGCTGCCAGATCAGCTATCAGATCAAGGATGAGAAGATTGCGTTCGTGCAGGGGCGCAACGGCTACTCGAACGAGAACCGGCTTTGCGTGAAGGGCCGTTTCGGCTTCGACTACGTCAGCAATCCCCAGCGGCTGATGAAACCACTGATCCGCAAGCCGGACATGCCAAAGGGCGTGAACGTCGACCCCTCGAACCCCTACACCCACTTCCGTGAGGCAACCTGGGAGGAGGCGCTCGACGTCGCTGCGTCCGGCTTGTCGCGCATCGCCGACGAGCATGGCGGCCAGGCCATTGCCGGGTTTGGTTCGGCCAAATGTTCGAACGAGGAAGCCTATCTATTCCAGAAACTGATCCGCACACGCTTCCAGAGCAACAATATCGATCACTGCACGCGCCTATGTCATGCGTCGTCGGTTGCGGCATTGATCGAAGGCATTGGATCAGGCGCCGTGACGGCCACGTTCAATGAGGTCGAGCATGCCGACGTTATTGTCATCATCGGCGCTAATCCGACGGAAAACCATCCGGTGGCCGCGACCTTCTTCAAGCAGGCGGCGCGGCGCGGCGCCAAGCTGATCGTGATCGATCCGCGCGGCCAGGCGCTTCGCAACTACGCGACGCATATGCTGCGGTTTAAGTCGGGGAGCGATGTGTCGCTCCTGAACGGCATCATGCACGCGATCGTCGAGGAAGGTCTCTACGACGTTCAGTATGTGCAGGCGCACACCGAGAACTTCGAGCGGCTGAAGGAAAAGCTGGCTGCCTATAGCCCGGAATCGGTTGCCCCGATTTGCGGGATTGACGCCGAGACGATCCGAGAAGTGGCACGAGTTTTCGGCAATGCTGACCGCGCCATGATTTTCTGGGGCATGGGCATATCCCAGCATGTGCACGGCACCGACAACTCCCGGTGTTTGATTTCTCTCGCCCTGATGTGTGGCCAGGTGGGCCGGCCCGGTACGGGTCTGCATCCGTTGCGGGGGCAGAACAACGTGCAAGGCGCATCCGATGCCGGTCTCATTCCGATGTTCTATCCGGACTATGCCGACGTCGAGGCCGAGCCCGTCTATACAAAGTTCGAGGAGCTTTGGCAGACGCCCCTATCAAAGAAGGCCGGGCTCACGGTGGTCGAAATCATCAATGCGGCGAACGCCGGCACGATCAAGGCCATGTACATTCAGGGCGAAAACCCGGCCATGTCCGACCCGGATCTCGATCACGCGCGCGCCGGTATCGCCAAGCTCGAACATCTCGTGGTGCAGGACATCTTCCTCACCGAGACCGCAATGATGGCGGACGTCGTGCTGCCCGCCTCCGCGTGGCCGGAGAAGACGGGCACCGTCACCAACACGAACCGTCAGGTTCAGATGGGACGCAAGGCGCTGAACCTGCCCGGGGACACGCGCGAAGATCTCTGGATCATCATAGAGTTGGCCAAAAGGCTGGGTCTGCCCTGGAGCTACACCCATCCTTCGCAGGTCTTTGAGGAGATGAAGCGCGCGATGCCGTCGCTCGACAACATCACGTGGGAGCGTGTGGATAACGAATCCTCGGTGATTTATCCCTGCCCTGAGCCTGATCATCCGGGCGAGGCCGTAGTCTTCGGCGACGGATTCCCGACAAAGTCGGGCCGGGCCTATCTTGTGCCCGCCGATGTCTTGCCGCCTGCGGAAGTTCCGGACCAGGAATATCCGTTCGTGCTGATGACGGGGCGGCAGCTGGAGCATTGGCATACGGGCGCCATGACGCGCCGTGCTGACGTACTCGATTCCCTCGAGCCCGGTCCGACGGCAAGCCTGCACCCCAATACGCTCGCTCGCTACGACATCGCTCCCGGCGATCTCATGCGTGTCACGACAAGGCGTGGTTCGATCGAACTGACGGCCCGCGCCGATATGGCAGTCCAGGAGGGCACCGTCTTCATTCCTTTCGCGTACGTCGAAGCCGCGGCCAACATCCTAACCAATCCGCAGCTCGATCCGTACGGCAAGATCCCCGAGTTCAAGTATTGCGCGGTTAGGATCGGCCCTGCGGACGGCGAGACCCCGCGCGTACCCGAGCCCAGTCTCGACGTGACAGCTTCGGGCCTGTAG
- a CDS encoding NAD(P)H-dependent oxidoreductase subunit E: MNGGPDRPARNVGSRKRARGFPKGRQLDVSALEQVRELLGDRPRRHDLLIEYLHLIQDHYHHISSRHLRALCEELKLPQAAAYEVATFYAHFDVVKEGETPPPRTTIRVCDSITCAIKGADALYDALKAGTDPSEVRVLKAPCMGRCDTAPVCEIGHYFVDHATPDRVQADLDSGRHDPHIPEYKDLAAYRAEGGYAMLEECRTGQRSVEDVIDEMSDAGLRGLGGAGFPAGKKWQIVRSFPGPRLMTINGDEGEPGTFKDRYYLERNPHQMLEGALIGAWAVEAERIYLYMRDEYPAVLHILAREIAALESSGIIKKGDIELRRGAGAYICGEESAMIESIEGKRGYPRNRPPYIAEVGLFGRPTLNHNVETLYWVPAILEKGAKWFADHGMNGSKGFRSWSVSGRVKKPGVIIAPAGVTVNELIERAGGMEDGHDFKAYLPGGASGGILPARLGDVPLDFGTLDKYGSFVGSHAIVIFSQQDRVVDVAVNLLQFFKNESCGQCTPCRVGCDKAVALLKKDEWDGDLLSELAQAMRDASICGLGQAAPNAFVTAMEFFSDEAVPDAGGPPARY, encoded by the coding sequence ATGAATGGCGGGCCTGATCGGCCTGCAAGAAATGTTGGCTCTCGTAAGCGTGCGCGAGGATTCCCCAAGGGTCGGCAGCTCGACGTCAGCGCTCTGGAGCAAGTCCGTGAACTGTTGGGCGACCGTCCGCGCCGTCACGATCTCCTCATCGAATACCTCCACCTAATTCAGGATCATTATCACCACATCTCCAGCCGGCACCTCCGTGCTCTGTGCGAGGAGTTGAAATTACCGCAAGCCGCCGCCTACGAGGTAGCGACGTTCTACGCGCATTTCGACGTCGTGAAGGAGGGCGAGACGCCCCCGCCGCGCACCACCATTCGGGTTTGCGATTCCATCACCTGCGCCATCAAAGGGGCCGACGCACTCTATGATGCACTAAAGGCCGGCACGGACCCGTCGGAGGTGCGGGTTTTGAAGGCACCGTGCATGGGGCGCTGCGATACCGCGCCCGTGTGCGAGATCGGACATTATTTCGTTGACCACGCAACGCCCGACCGGGTTCAAGCGGATCTCGATAGCGGCCGGCACGATCCTCATATCCCCGAATACAAAGATCTCGCCGCCTATCGCGCCGAGGGCGGTTACGCCATGCTGGAAGAATGCCGAACCGGGCAGCGCAGCGTCGAGGACGTCATCGACGAGATGTCTGACGCCGGTTTGCGCGGGCTCGGCGGCGCGGGCTTCCCTGCGGGCAAGAAGTGGCAGATTGTCCGCTCGTTTCCAGGCCCTCGGCTGATGACGATCAACGGTGATGAAGGCGAGCCTGGCACCTTCAAGGACCGTTACTATCTCGAGCGCAATCCCCATCAAATGCTCGAGGGCGCCTTGATCGGTGCCTGGGCGGTCGAGGCTGAGCGCATCTATCTATACATGCGCGACGAGTATCCCGCTGTACTCCATATTCTGGCGCGCGAGATCGCAGCGCTCGAATCGTCAGGCATCATCAAGAAGGGCGACATTGAGCTTCGCCGCGGCGCTGGCGCGTATATATGCGGTGAAGAGTCGGCGATGATCGAGTCCATCGAGGGCAAGCGCGGCTATCCGCGCAATCGTCCGCCCTACATCGCCGAGGTCGGGCTGTTTGGACGCCCGACGCTGAACCACAACGTCGAGACGCTCTACTGGGTGCCCGCCATCCTGGAGAAGGGCGCCAAGTGGTTCGCCGATCACGGCATGAACGGTAGCAAGGGCTTCCGGTCCTGGTCCGTGTCGGGCCGCGTGAAGAAACCGGGCGTCATTATCGCGCCCGCCGGCGTCACCGTGAATGAGCTGATCGAGCGCGCAGGCGGCATGGAGGACGGCCATGACTTCAAGGCCTATCTTCCGGGCGGCGCCTCCGGCGGTATTCTCCCGGCGCGCCTCGGCGACGTCCCTCTCGATTTCGGAACCTTGGACAAGTACGGATCGTTTGTGGGCAGCCACGCGATCGTCATCTTCTCGCAACAGGATCGCGTCGTGGACGTCGCGGTCAACCTGCTTCAGTTCTTCAAAAACGAATCGTGCGGCCAATGCACCCCTTGCCGCGTTGGCTGCGACAAGGCCGTGGCTCTGCTCAAGAAAGACGAGTGGGACGGTGACCTCCTGAGCGAGCTCGCACAGGCCATGCGCGATGCCTCGATCTGCGGACTTGGCCAAGCCGCCCCGAATGCCTTTGTCACCGCGATGGAGTTTTTCTCTGACGAGGCCGTCCCGGACGCCGGCGGACCGCCGGCGAGATATTGA
- a CDS encoding phosphate ABC transporter ATP-binding protein, whose translation MLDPTSPLKDFGDRLASPPLPAELKGLVYETGGKRVINDVNATIRSRRITAIMGPNGAGKSILLRLMHGLILPTNGEILWAGRQMDRAMAHQQAMVFQRPVLLRRSVAANVSHALGLRGIKRDKRAICVDEALRLAGLECHAAMPARVLSGGEQQRLCLARALSLEPNVLFLDEPTSSLDPASTLAIERLLLDAQRRGIKVILVTHDIGQARRLADDVMFLHHGRVLEHQDAQNFFDDPQSEELRAFLSGGLVL comes from the coding sequence ATGCTTGATCCCACCTCGCCCCTGAAAGACTTCGGCGATCGTCTCGCGAGTCCGCCTTTGCCGGCCGAGCTGAAGGGGCTCGTCTATGAGACGGGTGGCAAGCGGGTGATCAACGACGTCAATGCAACCATCCGGTCTCGCCGCATCACCGCCATCATGGGGCCGAACGGCGCGGGAAAAAGCATTCTCCTCAGACTGATGCATGGGCTGATCCTTCCCACGAACGGGGAGATCCTTTGGGCCGGGCGCCAGATGGATCGCGCCATGGCCCACCAGCAAGCGATGGTCTTCCAAAGGCCGGTGCTGCTGCGCCGCTCGGTGGCTGCGAACGTTTCGCATGCGCTGGGTCTCCGCGGGATCAAGCGTGACAAACGCGCGATTTGCGTTGACGAGGCGCTTCGGCTTGCCGGACTGGAGTGCCACGCTGCCATGCCGGCTCGCGTCCTGTCGGGTGGCGAACAGCAACGGCTCTGCCTTGCCCGGGCGCTCAGTTTGGAGCCCAACGTACTGTTTCTTGACGAGCCGACGTCGAGCCTCGATCCGGCGTCGACACTGGCTATCGAGCGGCTGCTGCTGGACGCTCAACGCCGCGGCATCAAAGTGATCCTTGTGACGCACGACATTGGTCAGGCGCGGCGGCTGGCCGACGACGTCATGTTTCTGCATCACGGCCGCGTTCTCGAGCATCAAGACGCTCAGAACTTTTTCGATGATCCGCAAAGCGAGGAGTTGCGTGCGTTCCTGAGTGGCGGTTTGGTACTTTGA
- a CDS encoding ABC transporter permease — MTDFIDAFRTALGLIVTLDPNLVEILILSLKVSLAAVVIASLLGFAIGGALAVYRFPGRGAVSAVLSALMGLPPVVAGLVVYLLLSNVGPLGVLQLLYTPTAMIIAQVVLVTPIIGALTRQACQDLLEEYDEQLRSLGASSSAIVTTLLWDGRYRLITAVLAGFGRAIAEVGAVMIVGGNIDHVTRTMTTAIALETSKGNIALALALGIVLLTIALAVNASLLWVQRFANRLAYA; from the coding sequence ATGACCGACTTTATCGACGCTTTTCGCACAGCTCTTGGTCTCATCGTCACGCTCGATCCGAATCTGGTCGAGATCCTTATCCTGTCCCTCAAAGTCAGCTTGGCGGCGGTTGTCATTGCCAGCCTGCTCGGATTTGCCATTGGCGGGGCGCTGGCGGTCTATCGCTTCCCGGGGCGCGGCGCGGTATCGGCGGTACTCAGCGCTCTGATGGGGCTGCCTCCGGTCGTCGCAGGACTTGTCGTCTATCTCCTTTTGTCGAATGTGGGGCCGCTGGGTGTGCTGCAGCTTCTCTACACGCCGACAGCGATGATTATCGCTCAGGTTGTTCTGGTGACGCCGATTATCGGCGCCCTGACGCGGCAGGCCTGCCAAGACCTTCTGGAAGAATATGACGAACAGCTGCGCTCGCTGGGAGCCTCGTCCAGTGCTATTGTCACCACGCTACTTTGGGACGGGCGTTATCGCCTGATCACCGCAGTTCTGGCTGGCTTCGGCCGCGCGATCGCCGAGGTCGGCGCCGTCATGATCGTTGGCGGCAATATTGATCACGTGACGCGGACGATGACGACGGCCATTGCCTTGGAAACATCGAAGGGAAACATCGCACTCGCATTGGCGCTGGGCATCGTTCTTCTTACCATTGCCTTAGCCGTCAACGCCTCGCTGCTTTGGGTACAGCGTTTTGCCAACCGTCTCGCCTATGCTTGA
- the mobA gene encoding molybdenum cofactor guanylyltransferase MobA: MGGGDKCLRPLGGEPILARIIDRLSPQVAEIVINANGDPSRFEAFGHPVVPDSVAGFQGPLAGVLAGLEWIKANRPRVEYAVTIATDTPFFPADLVQKFLESPGNASGFRIAQSDAGLHPVIGLWPIGLGEELEQSLKRGERKVTAWTTDHGAVPVFFPPVDVGSRSIDPFFNINAPEDLAAAEALLGEAAS, translated from the coding sequence ATGGGAGGCGGCGACAAGTGTCTGCGGCCGCTCGGCGGGGAGCCGATTCTCGCACGTATCATCGATCGCTTGAGCCCGCAGGTCGCGGAAATTGTCATCAACGCCAACGGCGATCCGTCACGCTTCGAGGCATTCGGCCACCCAGTCGTGCCGGACAGTGTCGCCGGCTTTCAGGGACCTTTGGCCGGCGTCCTTGCGGGACTCGAATGGATAAAAGCGAACCGGCCCAGGGTCGAGTATGCGGTGACAATCGCGACAGACACGCCCTTCTTTCCTGCCGATCTTGTGCAAAAGTTCCTCGAGTCGCCCGGCAACGCTTCAGGTTTTCGCATCGCGCAATCCGATGCCGGTTTGCATCCTGTGATCGGGCTTTGGCCAATCGGGCTCGGCGAAGAACTTGAGCAATCTCTCAAACGTGGCGAACGGAAAGTGACAGCCTGGACCACGGATCACGGAGCGGTACCGGTTTTCTTTCCGCCGGTCGACGTCGGTTCGCGGAGCATTGACCCATTCTTCAATATCAATGCGCCGGAGGATCTGGCCGCGGCCGAGGCGCTGCTGGGCGAGGCGGCGTCATGA